A single Eulemur rufifrons isolate Redbay chromosome 9, OSU_ERuf_1, whole genome shotgun sequence DNA region contains:
- the HEATR9 gene encoding LOW QUALITY PROTEIN: protein HEATR9 (The sequence of the model RefSeq protein was modified relative to this genomic sequence to represent the inferred CDS: deleted 2 bases in 1 codon; substituted 1 base at 1 genomic stop codon): MAQKTVILQLGPQSPDSSVYLAAQGPSHEEKKKRGCEKSAYVLDISRSMFSYPWLEYPNRTKELKKATSPVYLPLSRYQVPKEEFPPSPESWMQHPGEPNLVPYSYSKQPEIYTHWHILYGQRGEREAQKMLLRKIRDHPRNLKEGTYIKKFHLSMSKLTTKPQVGSKPLEPTEDHLKWQRLKELTKSLNSPREDDQFYAAQALGYLGISDKFVMEALWQVAQTGPEKVKYEAYRTLAILGCLDKHVIQSFIKKLKGQNEGQKLETLAGLRMALNSWAAVPKDKRTQVGDEEKLVPVLQMLIKKSSNEMALEAALCLGFLKPCSIMAQEFLLQFLRKGLKTQRMKALRMLVKMMRVNSATVIRAILDQLCSSSVLDDRFEATQMLKTIGLEQIQAQGLEELTFDLLRRKIHNEPFVAMRQAVAETVEELKMKPMMMKLVEAQLLNPDVSARKEAVTSLGVLGIRSPHVFHLLLDMLDTEDNQAVKKCLQETLILCASTDPWIQNKLKNKVFLLCEEPKTEVKAEPARFRKEPENPEELDIQDFRLAKLKPLLIAKSITNGDQKEKLPALPPCCSKPQKHRPRPTGPWQPKLREXLRIVPKTAR; the protein is encoded by the exons ATGGCACAGAAGACGGTTATCCTCCAGCTGGGCCCCCAATCCCCTGACAGCTCTGTATATCTTGCTGCCCAAGGCCCCTCCCatgaggagaagaagaagaggggCTGTGAAAAATCAGCCTATGTCCTTGACATCTCCAGGTCGATGTTCTCATACCCATGGCTGGAATATCCAAACAGGACCAAAG AACTCAAAAAAGCTACATCTCCTGTTTACCTGCCTTTGTCCCGCTACCAG GTGCCAAAGGAAGAATTTCCCCCAAGTCCAGAGTCCTGGATGCAGCACCCAGGCGAGCCAAACTTGGTCCCTTACAGCTACTCGAAGCAGCCTGAAATCTACACACACTGGCACATCCTGTATGGCCAGAGAGGGGAACGGGAGGCCCAGAAGATGCTGTTGCGGAAAATAAGAGATCACCCTAG GAACCTCAAAGAGGGCACCTACATCAAAAAATTCCATCTCTCCATGAGCAAGTTGACTACAAAACCTCAGGTGGGATCCAAGCCCTTAGAGCCTACCGAGGACCACTTGAAGTGGCAAAGATTAAAG GAACTCACAAAAAGCCTGAACTCTCCCAGAGAGGATGATCAGTTCTATGCAGCACAG GCTCTGGGGTACTTGGGCATCAGCGACAAGTTTGTCATGGAGGCACTATGGCAGGTG GCCCAAACTGGTCCAGAGAAAGTGAAGTATGAGGCCTATCGAACCCTGGCCATCCTAG GTTGCCTGGATAAGCATGTGATCCAGTCTTTCATCAAAAAGTTGAAGGGACAAAATGAGGGTCAGAAGTTGGAGACTTTGGCGGGGCTACGAATGgctctgaactcctgggctgcTGTCCCTAAAGATAAG AGGACTCAAGTTGGGGATGAAGAGAAGCTGGTACCTGTGCTGCAGATGTTGATAAAGAAGTCCTCGAATGAAATGGCCCTGGAGGCAGCCCTGTGCTTGGGTTTCCTGAAGCCCTGCAGCATCATGGCCCAAGAGTTCTTGCTGCAGTTCCTGCGCAAAGGGCTGAAGACCCAGCGGATGAAG gcacTTAGGATGCTGGTCAAGATGATGCGTGTGAACTCAGCCACAGTCATCAGGGCCATCCTAGACCAGCTGTGTTCCTCCAGTGTCCTCGAC GACCGCTTTGAAGCCACCCAGATGCTCAAGACCATTGGGCTGGAACAGATCCAGGCACAGGGACTAGAGGAGCTCACATTTGACCTGCTCAGGAGGAAGATACACAATGAACCCTTCGTC GCTATGAGGCAGGCCGTGGCCGAGACTGTGGAAGAGCTCAAGATGAAGCCTATGATGATGAAGTTAGTGGAGGC GCAACTGCTGAACCCAGATGTCTCTGCACGCAAGGAAGCAGTCACCTCTTTG GGCGTCCTGGGGATCCGCAGCCCACACGTGTTCCACTTGCTCCTGGACATGCTAGATACAGAAGACAACCAGGCTGTGAAGAAGTGT CTACAAGAAACATTAATCCTTTGTGCCTCAACTGATCCCTGGATCCAAAACAAGCTGAAGAACAAGGTTTTCCTTCTATGTGAGGAACCTAAGACTGAAGTAAAGGCGGAGCCTGCAAGGTTCCGGAAGGAGCCTGAGAACCCAGAAGAGTTAGATATCCAAGACTTTCGACTTGCAAAGCTGAAACCCTTGTTAATTGCCAAGTCCATCACCAACGGGGACCAAAAGGAAAAGCTGCCTGCTCTTCCGCCCTGTTGCTCTAAGCCACAAAAACACAGGCCACGGCCCACAGGGCCCTGGCAG CCAAAGCTCAGGGAATAGCTCCGGATCGTTCCTAAAACTGCCAGATAG
- the CCL5 gene encoding C-C motif chemokine 5, translating into MKVSAAALAVVLTAAAVCAPASASPYASDTTPCCFAYISRPLPRSHLKEYFYTSGKCSNPAVVFITRKNRQVCANPEKKWVREYINSLEMS; encoded by the exons ATGAAGGTCTCCGCGGCTGCCCTTGCAGTCGTCCTCACCGCTGCCGCCGTCTGCGCGCCTGCGTCTGCCTCCCCAT aTGCCTCGGACACCACGCCCTGCTGCTTTGCGTACATCTCCCGCCCACTGCCCCGCAGCCACCTCAAGGAGTATTTCTACACCAGTGGCAAGTGCTCCAACCCAGCAGTCGT CTTTATCACCCGAAAGAACCGCCAGGTGTGTGCCAACCCAGAGAAGAAATGGGTTCGGGAGTACATCAACTCTTTGGAGATGAGCTAG